From Schistocerca cancellata isolate TAMUIC-IGC-003103 chromosome 10, iqSchCanc2.1, whole genome shotgun sequence:
ATGACACCACATTTGTAAATCTTGTTTTTAAGATGTAGCTGTTTCAGTGCAGTTCTGCTTTATGTATGATTTATATCTCCTAAAATTGATTGCAGCCTTTGTTGCACAAAACTTAGTCAATTTAGTTACAGAACATATTTAAGACATATTAACACAGATactattttgattttgaaatgttTTACTTTCACATTAAAATTAGCTGAAGGATTGTGTACATTCTTGTCTACAGATTTTAAGAGATGTTTGAGAACTGCAGTTTAATATCATGCATCATAAAAATACAGACTGTGTGCTGATGAAACAGGTGAGACATATATACAAAAAGATATGGAAAACAGTATGAAACTTCTCAACGGTCTCTGGAATTATTTATAAAATTCTCTCTTTGTGTAAATGGAAATAGCAAGTTGAGGCTGAGGTGTACAGCTGATGAAATGTAAACACTGTGCGTAATGAATGTTGCATCTGGATTCCAGATGCACTGTCAAAACCAATGATGCacacaagaataaacctgagagtTTGAAGCAATTTCAccagcaacacattttgcagaagtGATGGTGACAAACTCCCCCAACTGCATCCATCTCAGTTACAAAGGTGCACACACCATCCTCTGTCTGCCTGCCAGAATAGCAGATCTTCAAACATATCGGCGTGGGTTCTCACGGAGGGTCTGGTAGTAGCTGTACACAACCAGCAGGAAGTACACACTGAGCACTGAAACAGAAAAGTGTGAGAATGTAAGATTACACGCAAATCAAATCATGTTGTACTACTGCAAACAAGTCAAGAGTGTCCAGATATGAGAAAATTAAGCATTTTGTTTAAGTTGAAGTAAAGTGGAACTTTCTTCAAGAAACTGTAGAAGCCTAACCTCTATGCTGTATTAACAATACACTGACAGTACATTACTTAACACTTATGAAAGATAAATTTTACTCTTTGACAACCAAGCCTGAACATAACTCAGGCCATAATATTGTGTTCCAAAGACCGTGCCTGACTATAGTTCGAGCTACAACTTTCTTGATGCATGTGTTACCTGTCACTCATAGTGGACTCATTTCATATGAGAACAATGTACAGGTATTTCACTACCTGTCCATCACACGTGCTGCTTTTTGTTCTCAGTTTCCATAACAATAGCAAATGTAACACCTTATAACATGAAGGGCTGATCAATATATGATCACAGTGATGTAATTTCAAGCATGTACTCATTAGATTTCACAGTTTGACGTAATACTGCTACAAATATGTCATGTTTGTTCAGcaagcaagaaattttggaaagccCAAGAGGAAGAAATTTTTCATCAACTCATCTAACCTTTTTTTGTTTGAaggataattattttctgtaatctttattttacatatttaatcCCTGTCAAAGAACTGAAGTAAACATGAAAATAAGTCTTTAAGCTTACTGTTTTTAGTATGTATTAGTCTTGAAAATATATCAGTTACGTATGTGCCAGTGACACTTTAACTTATGTCATAAATGGCCAGTTTCCTAGGCCCAACATTCTTCTACGTGAATGGCATCCATAgccggaggggaggggaggggaggggggggagaagaggggAGGGTGTGCTCACAAgaaccacccctccccctcccctccgctCCCTGCCCacagggaaaggaaaagaaaaattttagtctaatcaggcatttctctttcaagaaaatgatttaaaagtcagtattgcACCACTGCCATTCATCTTCTAAAGTGTTGAAAAATGCTTCACACCCCAGGTCTAGTGGCTGACCTCCCTTCAAAAACATTCAATGTTGTGATTCAGTTCAAGATTGCCCATTCATCAAATTTTATTGTTGATGCTGAACTATGTAGTGAAGGGGGTAATGCACAGAGTTAACATGACTGGTATCAGTTATTTTATGTTATATGTGCATAAATAAGTGCACAACTGAAGTGCTATTTTTGGAAACATGTAGATATAAAAAGTCATTCTCCTGAGTAAATTTGTTTACGTGCTAATAAGCAAGTCACATCATCATCCATGGCAGCAGTGGGCATCTTCCACTCTACCTATATTCCTTCATTCATTAACAAATACGGAGTTTTTTAATCATCTCTCTTGAAATTGATATTGCAGCATTTTTTGCAGTGATCTGTTCTCTCACACCTAAATAGCATGCCACTGCAAATTAGCTCCATTTTTGTTATCACACTGTGAAatcaactttatttctttcttgattTGTTTACCAAGTTTCCTTTGCAATATACCATTTCATTTATAACACTTGGTTAGATTCTTTTTTGTGTCTGTTCAATTTGTAACTTGTGGAATGTCATTGAAATTTCTACACTTGAAATTTTTTTCCGCAAATACAGCCATTGCCTCTGTGTTAATTTCTGAGTGGTTCCTTGTATATAATCTTTACTGTCTGCCATTCGTAACTGGTTTCTGCTACAGGGTTATTTATAGCAATGTGTGTAATTTTTTGCACCAAGTTGCTTTTTTCTTTAAAGATTTGGAATATTTGGGTCATAATAAGAGCTACGATAGATCTCATCCTTACATAAtggaacagaattttaaaaaattgagcACAGAAATCAGAGTGGCAACTACCTTTTGAGGCAGCTCTTGATACCACGACAACCCACTGTTGCCAAATTGTAGATCTGTATGTTGCTGTTAAAATTCTAGTAGGTGAACTGAACAAAATTAGAAACATTTCAAAAGGCTCCACGTATCACCCGGTCTCAAAAATTAAGTAATGCTTTTTGACAGTACATTGTATCAATCACAGATCATAAAGGAAAGGGCCAACAAAACCAGGCACAAGTAATGAAAActaaatacagacacacacacagagagagagagagagagagagagagagagagagagagagagcgagagataagGAAGGGAGGGGTTACTTCTTTGGTGGTCAGCTCTCaccctacaataataataataataataataataataataataataataataataataataataataataataataataataatagtaacaatacggAGAATTATGCAGTGTCACTGTGTGAAGAAGAAGCAGAGTTACTGTGCCACCAGTCACTTTACACTTTTAGAATTGGGAAGTAAAACGTATTTGTATTAAACTGATTGAATTAGTCTAACATACATTGTGAAAATTGCTTCCTGTGATGTTTCTAGTACCACAGACAAGCAACTATAGCACCAGTCTCTATAATAATGGTATACTTACACACATAGAGGACGACAAAAACAACTGCAATAAAGCCAGCAGTAGCAGTTTCAGCCACTGCGATGAGAGCAATGCATGTGATAATGCCTACGACAGTTGATGCTATGACCACCAGGGTTTCCACAACCACCCATGGAAGTAGCATGCCAGCCTTTTcctgaaatataaaagaaaaagctGACATTACTGGTAAAAAATTTGCTTCCTTAATATGTGTTATTTTGGGAGAACTATATATCTGTCATGTTGAAAACAAATCTCCTCAGACATGATGAATAAAAAAGAATTATTTCAAAGAACTGAGAAAACATGCTTTTTTACCAAAATCAGATTACAAGCAGCAGGAATGGAgcaaaaagtttcaaaaagaaattttgttctgtttCTGATGAATAGTGTGTGTGCAGTAAGAGACTTACCTGAATGGCTCCGAAGAGGAGAAGTATGCCACAGATAGCCTGGATAATAGCAAACACGAGTGTTACTATTAGCTGCGTCTTAGTAACTGAAACAGCATGAAAATTATTAGTTGTGTTTCTCATAAGTGGgatattaatacaaaaggcaatgaAGGAATCACTACAAAAATCAGTAATTGTAGTATATCTGAATTCTGCCAACACTGTCATGACATGTAATAACAAGGGGTGGTCTggtaactgttggcactacataagcTTGTTCACACATATGAGCCCATAACTGTTTCTGGTTATAACTCACTTATTGTATTAGCTCTATAATTATAATTGTATTTCCACTGGGGTGCCTGTTGTTTGTAATTAACCCTTAGAATAATGGTTTGTATTTCTGTGAAAGAAGGAAGTGTGATGCAATTCTCGTATTACCCTACCTATGTAattctcttcatgtctgcatagctacttaaacctacatCTGTTTCACTATTCAGCATTGGCCTCCCTCTGCAATTTTCATCCCTCCAATACCTTCCACTTCCAAATTAACTATCTCTTTGCATCATGATCCATCCTATCAACCTACCCCTTGGTTAGATTCAGTACTACTTCATTAGTTCcagtcatctaatcttcagcattcttctttaacaccccatttcaaaagcttttgctCTCCTCTTTCCTGTGTTGTGTAGTCTCATTTCTATGTAAGGCCACATTCCAAAGAAATACTTCCACTGTCACAATAATTGTCCAGCTTGAACTCTTTCTGCATCTTactccctaatctaattcctgcagtatCACGTGATttagttcaactacattccatcatcctttttttaattatattgttGTCCATATTGCAACCTGCTACCAGACACTATCCATCCCATTCAACTTAGTTTGCAAGTTTTTTTGTACCTTTGAtagaatgtcatcagtgaatctaaattattttgtttattcttcctgaactttaactgcttttttcaaatttattctttGTTTCCTGAACTTGCCTGtcattgtacatattgaataaattATGGGATAGACTACAATCACTCTGTCTTTCTGCAATTACTGTCTTCATTTCATGTCCTTCAATACTTCTAACTGGAGTGTGGCGTGCGTGCAAGTTGTATATCACCTTTTGCTTCTTGCATTTTGTCAGTGGTAACTTCAGAATTCTGAAGACTGGTTTTACATGAAGCAGGCAGTTTAAATACGCCAACATCCCCATGTGTCTGAATAAAATTCAATGCACTGCATTTCAAAACACCGTTGATATATCACCATGTGCTGTTTGTGCCTGTTACTCAGAGATAAGTTTGATTATTCTTCTAATGTGACTTCATGGAGTACTGCAGTCCATTAATAAAAGGAATGCAGTAAGGTAGCTAGCCATGATTTTTGTCTACAAACATAATACAAATCATGTTTTTAGCCCATCTGGTATGAAAAAACTTGTCATGCATTGAATCAGACATTGAATAAGGTATTATGAATGAGCCCCTTAACATAAAATCCCAAATTATCTCAATTTTATTATTTTGATAGAAACTTAAAATCATGAGTACTCTGGTAGCTTAGGAAtggatgtaaaaataaaaaaagaaatctccTACATCTGTTTCAACACTGATACTAAGTGTCTGGCCACTAGAGGCCATCTGGTCCTACATTTATAGTCTGGCTGCCACATTTTGGTTGAGGTAGTTGCCACTACATATCGTCTTCACTGTGTGCAGTTTCTGATACTCTACAACAAAATGCGCACTTTCCTTTAGTGAGACAGTGCTTTCAAAAAAGGATGGCTGTAGTGATCCTGAGTTTGATATTTAATTTATCAGTACAGAAAATGAAGAATGATGTGACGTTACTTCATTAGAGATATAGTGATGACAGTTCCTCGCACGATTGACAAGTACGGAGCAGTGGTACAAGATTAATACATCCACAGTGCTCTGTTCTGCTTCTTCAAGGATTATGTACACAGGAAATCATCGTGAAAAACATGGTTAGACTGCATagctacacagaaactaaaaaatgactTCTAGTTTAaggatattttagtcaaagtccaTAACAGGAGTATACTCAGGATTTTATTACTGGTGATCTTCAATATTTTGTAAGTCAGTATTTTGAGCTTTAAAATCTCTCTTTGTATGTTTATCTGTAATTATATTCATTGCAGGACTTTTtttgat
This genomic window contains:
- the LOC126106293 gene encoding uncharacterized protein LOC126106293, with the protein product MAVLNQCCCGCSLKTGTIIIAVLYVIASLVQIATTANSLHTHQYVDEDLNYAIDNFNSLVHTDIEKQLRDTAEKLDNDFGLKGSDGSLTRTVNKALPYKTKVTKTQLIVTLVFAIIQAICGILLLFGAIQEKAGMLLPWVVVETLVVIASTVVGIITCIALIAVAETATAGFIAVVFVVLYVLLSVYFLLVVYSYYQTLRENPRRYV